One window of the Solanum stenotomum isolate F172 chromosome 11, ASM1918654v1, whole genome shotgun sequence genome contains the following:
- the LOC125843787 gene encoding transcription termination factor MTERF4, chloroplastic → MTSIIRRNQSLKTIFRNPKDPFFNPIYKTPYRVLNQKPFSTHSSKFPEYEMPTVTWGVVQGRKEKLVSRVIISDYLKTIGIIPHELEELELPSTVEVMRERVEFLQKIGLTVDDMNEYPLMLGCSVRKNIIPVLTYLEKIGLQRSKLGEFIKIYPQCLHTSVVVELVPVIKFLRGLDVEKQDIGYVLMKYPELLGFKLEGTMSTSVAYLVSIGVNPRDVGPMVTQYPYFLGMRVGTTIKPLVDYLVSLGLPKKILARMLEKRAYLLGYDLEETVKPNVNCLLSFGLRKDTLPSVIAQFPQILGLPLKAKLSSQQYFFNLKLKIDPDGFARVIEKMPQIVSLHQHVIMKPVEFLVGRGFSMADVAKMVVKCPQLVALQVGLMKNSYYFFKSDMGRPMEELLDFPDYFTYSLESRIKPRYQRLQNKEIRCSLGWFLNCSDQRFEERLYGDYIEPESSGPSFCMGGKLELPGNEIVSEEEDDSEDETLYRRTVSL, encoded by the coding sequence ATGACATCAATAATAAGAAGAAATCAATCCTTAAAAACAATCTTCAGAAACCCAAAAGATCCATTTTTTAACCCAATTTACAAAACCCCATACAGGGTATTGAACCAAAAACCCTTTTCGACCCATTCTTCTAAATTCCCAGAATATGAAATGCCAACAGTAACATGGGGTGTAGTCCAAGGGCGTAAGGAGAAGTTGGTGTCACGTGTAATAATCTCTGATTATTTGAAAACTATAGGAATAATCCCTCATGAATTAGAGGAGTTGGAATTACCTTCCACTGTTGAAGTTATGCGGGAACGTGTTGAGTTTTTGCAGAAAATTGGTCTCACAGTTGATGATATGAATGAATATCCTTTAATGCTTGGTTGTAGTGTGAGGAAAAACATAATTCCTGTTTTAACATACTTGGAGAAAATTGGGCTTCAAAGGTCTAAGCTTGGTGAGTTTATTAAGATTTATCCTCAATGTTTACATACTAGTGTCGTCGTGGAGCTTGTTCCGGTTATTAAATTTTTACGAGGTCTTGATGTTGAGAAACAAGATATTGGGTATGTTTTGATGAAATATCCTGAGTTGTTAGGGTTTAAACTTGAGGGAACAATGAGTACTTCAGTTGCTTACTTGGTTAGTATAGGAGTTAATCCGAGGGATGTAGGGCCGATGGTAACACAATATCCATATTTTCTTGGGATGAGAGTTGGGACGACGATTAAACCACTTGTGGATTATTTGGTTTCATTGGGTTTGCCGAAGAAAATATTGGCAAGAATGTTGGAGAAGCGAGCATATTTACTTGGTTATGATCTTGAAGAGACGGTGAAACCAAATGTAAATTGCTTACTCAGTTTTGGACTTAGGAAGGACACTTTGCCTTCTGTTATTGCACAATTTCCACAAATTCTTGGTTTACCTTTGAAAGCTAAGCTGTCGTCACAACAATATTTCTTTAACCTAAAGCTTAAGATTGATCCTGATGGTTTTGCTCGAGTCATTGAAAAGATGCCACAAATTGTCAGTCTACACCAACATGTGATAATGAAACCAGTCGAGTTCCTTGTTGGACGGGGATTTTCAATGGCTGATGTGGCAAAGATGGTTGTAAAATGTCCTCAGTTAGTTGCTTTGCAAGTTGGCCTCatgaaaaatagttattactttTTCAAGAGCGATATGGGTCGACCAATGGAAGAGCTTTTGGACTTTCCAGACTACTTCACGTATAGCTTGGAATCAAGAATCAAACCCAGGTACCAGAGGTTGCAGAACAAGGAAATCAGATGTTCTTTGGGTTGGTTTCTCAATTGTAGTGACCAAAGATTTGAAGAGAGATTGTATGGTGATTATATAGAGCCTGAAAGTTCTGGTCCGTCATTTTGTATGGGTGGGAAGTTAGAGCTACCAGGCAATGAGATTGTATCAGAAGAGGAAGATGACAGTGAAGATGAAACACTATATAGACGCACTGTCTCTTTGTAG